Proteins encoded in a region of the Neodiprion virginianus isolate iyNeoVirg1 chromosome 2, iyNeoVirg1.1, whole genome shotgun sequence genome:
- the LOC124299221 gene encoding serine/threonine-protein phosphatase 2A 65 kDa regulatory subunit A alpha isoform isoform X1 — protein MAASDSTTDDSLYPIAVLIDELKNEDVQLRLNSIKKLSTIALALGVERTRSELIPFLTETIYDEDEVLLALAEQLGTFTPLVGGPEFVHCLLPPLESLATVEETVVRDKAVESLRNIASQHSPANLEAYFVRLVQRLAAGDWFTSRTSACGLFSVCYTRVSSAIKAELRNHFRNLCQDDTPMVRRSAASKLGEFAKVVEVEYLKSDLIPMFVILAQDEQASSDSVRLLAVEACVSIATLLQQEDVEQLVMPTLRRCTGDTSWRVRYMVADKFTDLQKAVGQEITKTDLVPAFQALLKDTEAEVRAAAANKVRDFCQNLDQFNQESIIMTNVLPYVKELVADPNQHVKSALASVIMGLSPILGKHNTIEHLLPLFLSQLKDECPEVRLNIISNLDCVNEVIGIQQLSQSLLPAIVELAEDSKWRVRLAIIEYMPLLAGQLGVEFFDEKLNSLCMTWLVDHVYAIREAATLNLKKLVEKFGPEWAQNTVIPKVLAMSRDQNYLHRMTCLFCINVLAEVCGPDITTKVMLPTVLAMANDNVANVRFNVAKTLQRIGPYLEASAVQTQVKPVLDKLNTDSDVDVKYFASEAIAGIAG, from the exons ATGGCAGCAAGCGACTCTACCACCGACGACAGCCTCTACCCAATTGCTGTTTTGAtcgatgaattgaaaaatgaagatgTTCAG CTACGTTTGAACTCGATCAAGAAATTGTCTACCATTGCTCTTGCGTTGGGTGTTGAGCGCACACGCAGTGAGCTAATACCATTTTTAACTGAAACAATCTATGATGAGGATGAAGTGCTCTTAGCCCTTGCTGAACAGCTGGGAACATTCACTCCTCTTGTAGGAGGTCCGGAATTCGTTCACTGTCTTTTG CCTCCGCTAGAATCACTAGCAACGGTAGAAGAGACAGTTGTGCGTGACAAAGCGGTTGAATCGCTGCGCAATATCGCAAGCCAGCACAGTCCCGCAAATTTAGAAGCTTACTTTGTCCGCTTGGTACAACGTCTTGCAGCTGGAGACTGGTTCACATCACGAACATCTGCATGTGGCCTTTTCAGCGTCTGCTACACTCGCGTCAGTTCAGCAATCAAAG cGGAACTGCGAAATCACTTCCGCAATCTGTGCCAAGATGATACCCCGATGGTCAGACGGTCAGCGGCTTCCAAACTGGGTGAATTTGCCAAAGTCGTTGAGGTTGAGTACTTGAAATCAGACTTGATCCCTATGTTCGTCATCCTCGCCCAAGATGAACAGGCAAGTTCG GACTCGGTACGTTTACTGGCAGTCGAAGCTTGTGTTAGCATCGCTACCCTATTACAACAAGAGGACGTAGAGCAATTGGTTATGCCAACGCTTCGCCGTTGCACAGGCGACACATCGTGGAGGGTACGGTACATGGTTGCAGATAAATTCACGGAT CTTCAAAAAGCAGTTGGCCAGGAGATCACAAAAACGGATCTAGTTCCAGCATTCCAAGCACTGCTCAAAGATACCGAGGCAGAAGTTAGAGCTGCTGCTGCGAACAAAGTTCGCGACTTTTGCCAGAACCTGGACCAGTTTAATCAAGAATCGATCATCATGACGAATGTCTTACCATATGTAAAGGAATTGGTCGCCGATCCCAATCAACATGTCAAATCCGCTCTGGCCAGCGTCATTATGGGTTTAAGCCCTATTCTTGGAAAGCAcaa CACGATTGAGCATCTTTTGCCATTATTCTTGTCACAATTAAAAGATGAATGTCCTGAAGTTCGTCTAAATATCATCAGTAATTTGGATTGCGTGAATGAAGTGATTGGTATTCAGCAACTTTCCCAATCTTTGTTACCGGCAATAGTTGAATTGGCAGAAGATTCGAAGTGGCGAGTGCGCCTAGCAATCATCGA ATACATGCCTTTATTAGCTGGACAGCTGGGTGTTGAGTTTTTTGATGAGAAACTAAATTCACTCTGTATGACCTGGCTAGTGGATCATGTGTACGCAATTCGCGAAGCGGCCActctaaatttgaaaaaactagTCGAGAAATTTGGACCTGAATGGGCTCAGAACACTGTAATCCCCAAAGTTTTGGCTATGTCGAGAGATCAAAATTACCTCCACAGGATGACTTGCCTGTTTTGCATCAAT GTATTAGCAGAAGTGTGTGGTCCTGACATAACGACAAAAGTCATGTTACCCACAGTATTGGCGATGGCTAATGATAATGTAGCCAATGTGAGATTTAACGTCGCTAAAACTCTACAGCGTATCGGGCCTTACCTAGAAGCAAGCGCGGTACAGACCCAAGTTAAACCAGTTCTCGACAAATTGAACACAGATAGCGATGTGGATGTTAAGTATTTTGCCTCTGAAGCTATTGCTGGTATTGCAG GTTGA
- the LOC124299221 gene encoding serine/threonine-protein phosphatase 2A 65 kDa regulatory subunit A alpha isoform isoform X2, whose product MAASDSTTDDSLYPIAVLIDELKNEDVQLRLNSIKKLSTIALALGVERTRSELIPFLTETIYDEDEVLLALAEQLGTFTPLVGGPEFVHCLLPPLESLATVEETVVRDKAVESLRNIASQHSPANLEAYFVRLVQRLAAGDWFTSRTSACGLFSVCYTRVSSAIKAELRNHFRNLCQDDTPMVRRSAASKLGEFAKVVEVEYLKSDLIPMFVILAQDEQASSDSVRLLAVEACVSIATLLQQEDVEQLVMPTLRRCTGDTSWRVRYMVADKFTDLQKAVGQEITKTDLVPAFQALLKDTEAEVRAAAANKVRDFCQNLDQFNQESIIMTNVLPYVKELVADPNQHVKSALASVIMGLSPILGKHNTIEHLLPLFLSQLKDECPEVRLNIISNLDCVNEVIGIQQLSQSLLPAIVELAEDSKWRVRLAIIEYMPLLAGQLGVEFFDEKLNSLCMTWLVDHVYAIREAATLNLKKLVEKFGPEWAQNTVIPKVLAMSRDQNYLHRMTCLFCINVLAEVCGPDITTKVMLPTVLAMANDNVANVRFNVAKTLQRIGPYLEASAVQTQVKPVLDKLNTDSDVDVKYFASEAIAGIAA is encoded by the exons ATGGCAGCAAGCGACTCTACCACCGACGACAGCCTCTACCCAATTGCTGTTTTGAtcgatgaattgaaaaatgaagatgTTCAG CTACGTTTGAACTCGATCAAGAAATTGTCTACCATTGCTCTTGCGTTGGGTGTTGAGCGCACACGCAGTGAGCTAATACCATTTTTAACTGAAACAATCTATGATGAGGATGAAGTGCTCTTAGCCCTTGCTGAACAGCTGGGAACATTCACTCCTCTTGTAGGAGGTCCGGAATTCGTTCACTGTCTTTTG CCTCCGCTAGAATCACTAGCAACGGTAGAAGAGACAGTTGTGCGTGACAAAGCGGTTGAATCGCTGCGCAATATCGCAAGCCAGCACAGTCCCGCAAATTTAGAAGCTTACTTTGTCCGCTTGGTACAACGTCTTGCAGCTGGAGACTGGTTCACATCACGAACATCTGCATGTGGCCTTTTCAGCGTCTGCTACACTCGCGTCAGTTCAGCAATCAAAG cGGAACTGCGAAATCACTTCCGCAATCTGTGCCAAGATGATACCCCGATGGTCAGACGGTCAGCGGCTTCCAAACTGGGTGAATTTGCCAAAGTCGTTGAGGTTGAGTACTTGAAATCAGACTTGATCCCTATGTTCGTCATCCTCGCCCAAGATGAACAGGCAAGTTCG GACTCGGTACGTTTACTGGCAGTCGAAGCTTGTGTTAGCATCGCTACCCTATTACAACAAGAGGACGTAGAGCAATTGGTTATGCCAACGCTTCGCCGTTGCACAGGCGACACATCGTGGAGGGTACGGTACATGGTTGCAGATAAATTCACGGAT CTTCAAAAAGCAGTTGGCCAGGAGATCACAAAAACGGATCTAGTTCCAGCATTCCAAGCACTGCTCAAAGATACCGAGGCAGAAGTTAGAGCTGCTGCTGCGAACAAAGTTCGCGACTTTTGCCAGAACCTGGACCAGTTTAATCAAGAATCGATCATCATGACGAATGTCTTACCATATGTAAAGGAATTGGTCGCCGATCCCAATCAACATGTCAAATCCGCTCTGGCCAGCGTCATTATGGGTTTAAGCCCTATTCTTGGAAAGCAcaa CACGATTGAGCATCTTTTGCCATTATTCTTGTCACAATTAAAAGATGAATGTCCTGAAGTTCGTCTAAATATCATCAGTAATTTGGATTGCGTGAATGAAGTGATTGGTATTCAGCAACTTTCCCAATCTTTGTTACCGGCAATAGTTGAATTGGCAGAAGATTCGAAGTGGCGAGTGCGCCTAGCAATCATCGA ATACATGCCTTTATTAGCTGGACAGCTGGGTGTTGAGTTTTTTGATGAGAAACTAAATTCACTCTGTATGACCTGGCTAGTGGATCATGTGTACGCAATTCGCGAAGCGGCCActctaaatttgaaaaaactagTCGAGAAATTTGGACCTGAATGGGCTCAGAACACTGTAATCCCCAAAGTTTTGGCTATGTCGAGAGATCAAAATTACCTCCACAGGATGACTTGCCTGTTTTGCATCAAT GTATTAGCAGAAGTGTGTGGTCCTGACATAACGACAAAAGTCATGTTACCCACAGTATTGGCGATGGCTAATGATAATGTAGCCAATGTGAGATTTAACGTCGCTAAAACTCTACAGCGTATCGGGCCTTACCTAGAAGCAAGCGCGGTACAGACCCAAGTTAAACCAGTTCTCGACAAATTGAACACAGATAGCGATGTGGATGTTAAGTATTTTGCCTCTGAAGCTATTGCTGGTATTGCAG cgtAG
- the LOC124299221 gene encoding serine/threonine-protein phosphatase 2A 65 kDa regulatory subunit A alpha isoform isoform X3 gives MAASDSTTDDSLYPIAVLIDELKNEDVQLRLNSIKKLSTIALALGVERTRSELIPFLTETIYDEDEVLLALAEQLGTFTPLVGGPEFVHCLLPPLESLATVEETVVRDKAVESLRNIASQHSPANLEAYFVRLVQRLAAGDWFTSRTSACGLFSVCYTRVSSAIKAELRNHFRNLCQDDTPMVRRSAASKLGEFAKVVEVEYLKSDLIPMFVILAQDEQDSVRLLAVEACVSIATLLQQEDVEQLVMPTLRRCTGDTSWRVRYMVADKFTDLQKAVGQEITKTDLVPAFQALLKDTEAEVRAAAANKVRDFCQNLDQFNQESIIMTNVLPYVKELVADPNQHVKSALASVIMGLSPILGKHNTIEHLLPLFLSQLKDECPEVRLNIISNLDCVNEVIGIQQLSQSLLPAIVELAEDSKWRVRLAIIEYMPLLAGQLGVEFFDEKLNSLCMTWLVDHVYAIREAATLNLKKLVEKFGPEWAQNTVIPKVLAMSRDQNYLHRMTCLFCINVLAEVCGPDITTKVMLPTVLAMANDNVANVRFNVAKTLQRIGPYLEASAVQTQVKPVLDKLNTDSDVDVKYFASEAIAGIAG, from the exons ATGGCAGCAAGCGACTCTACCACCGACGACAGCCTCTACCCAATTGCTGTTTTGAtcgatgaattgaaaaatgaagatgTTCAG CTACGTTTGAACTCGATCAAGAAATTGTCTACCATTGCTCTTGCGTTGGGTGTTGAGCGCACACGCAGTGAGCTAATACCATTTTTAACTGAAACAATCTATGATGAGGATGAAGTGCTCTTAGCCCTTGCTGAACAGCTGGGAACATTCACTCCTCTTGTAGGAGGTCCGGAATTCGTTCACTGTCTTTTG CCTCCGCTAGAATCACTAGCAACGGTAGAAGAGACAGTTGTGCGTGACAAAGCGGTTGAATCGCTGCGCAATATCGCAAGCCAGCACAGTCCCGCAAATTTAGAAGCTTACTTTGTCCGCTTGGTACAACGTCTTGCAGCTGGAGACTGGTTCACATCACGAACATCTGCATGTGGCCTTTTCAGCGTCTGCTACACTCGCGTCAGTTCAGCAATCAAAG cGGAACTGCGAAATCACTTCCGCAATCTGTGCCAAGATGATACCCCGATGGTCAGACGGTCAGCGGCTTCCAAACTGGGTGAATTTGCCAAAGTCGTTGAGGTTGAGTACTTGAAATCAGACTTGATCCCTATGTTCGTCATCCTCGCCCAAGATGAACAG GACTCGGTACGTTTACTGGCAGTCGAAGCTTGTGTTAGCATCGCTACCCTATTACAACAAGAGGACGTAGAGCAATTGGTTATGCCAACGCTTCGCCGTTGCACAGGCGACACATCGTGGAGGGTACGGTACATGGTTGCAGATAAATTCACGGAT CTTCAAAAAGCAGTTGGCCAGGAGATCACAAAAACGGATCTAGTTCCAGCATTCCAAGCACTGCTCAAAGATACCGAGGCAGAAGTTAGAGCTGCTGCTGCGAACAAAGTTCGCGACTTTTGCCAGAACCTGGACCAGTTTAATCAAGAATCGATCATCATGACGAATGTCTTACCATATGTAAAGGAATTGGTCGCCGATCCCAATCAACATGTCAAATCCGCTCTGGCCAGCGTCATTATGGGTTTAAGCCCTATTCTTGGAAAGCAcaa CACGATTGAGCATCTTTTGCCATTATTCTTGTCACAATTAAAAGATGAATGTCCTGAAGTTCGTCTAAATATCATCAGTAATTTGGATTGCGTGAATGAAGTGATTGGTATTCAGCAACTTTCCCAATCTTTGTTACCGGCAATAGTTGAATTGGCAGAAGATTCGAAGTGGCGAGTGCGCCTAGCAATCATCGA ATACATGCCTTTATTAGCTGGACAGCTGGGTGTTGAGTTTTTTGATGAGAAACTAAATTCACTCTGTATGACCTGGCTAGTGGATCATGTGTACGCAATTCGCGAAGCGGCCActctaaatttgaaaaaactagTCGAGAAATTTGGACCTGAATGGGCTCAGAACACTGTAATCCCCAAAGTTTTGGCTATGTCGAGAGATCAAAATTACCTCCACAGGATGACTTGCCTGTTTTGCATCAAT GTATTAGCAGAAGTGTGTGGTCCTGACATAACGACAAAAGTCATGTTACCCACAGTATTGGCGATGGCTAATGATAATGTAGCCAATGTGAGATTTAACGTCGCTAAAACTCTACAGCGTATCGGGCCTTACCTAGAAGCAAGCGCGGTACAGACCCAAGTTAAACCAGTTCTCGACAAATTGAACACAGATAGCGATGTGGATGTTAAGTATTTTGCCTCTGAAGCTATTGCTGGTATTGCAG GTTGA